The following coding sequences lie in one Populus nigra chromosome 15, ddPopNigr1.1, whole genome shotgun sequence genomic window:
- the LOC133674675 gene encoding protein BIG GRAIN 1-like B, translated as MHRWEKTVEERYNKRDIKNPSFSSSLLDEIYRSFDDGEPKHEELKFYRETRPRKQNKGTSGIKIEREEGMSALQRACLIEKWMEQKVSQKLITQQRRQKLIEFERKSQLEHDLDQDVLFFSSTSTSSDSSSGGFSSSDTESMYGGFSRASSFNPPRPLPVRTSSSARSGKTERTLFYEQREAHMFDDYHYNSASEQTPRFEESLIKPESRALKTDRNLKKVKQPISPGSKLANFLNSLFTTANKKKSKNSPTNGNFDEERELKSGQASTCSSASSFSRSCLSKHSPSTREKLRNGVKRSVRFYPVSVIVDEDCRPVGHKSLYDVEESSLKSVSLSTAWKIGKSPSRKIDDEHKYQVVEKSRRIEEVARVFLKDYHQNKKKNDVIKIGAGGKYNDRFEDEDEDEDEDDDAASYSSSDLFELDHLAVIGKDRRYSEELPVYETTHLDTNRAIANGLMV; from the coding sequence ATGCATAGGTGGGAGAAAACAGTTGAGGAAAGATACAACAAGCGTGATATCAAGAACCCATCTTTCTCTTCATCTCTTCTGGATGAAATCTACCGTTCTTTTGATGATGGTGAACCAAAACATGAAGAGTTGAAATTCTATCGAGAAACAAGGCCGaggaaacaaaacaaagggACTAGTGGGATTAAGATTGAACGAGAAGAAGGGATGTCAGCTCTTCAACGAGCTTGTTTGATCGAAAAATGGATGGAACAGAAGGTGAGTCAAAAGCTCATCACTCAACAGAGGAGGCAAAAACTGATAGAATTCGAGAGAAAATCACAGCTTGAGCATGATCTTGACCAAGATGTCCTGTTTTTTAGCTCCACTTCAACCTCTTCAGATTCTAGCTCTGGTGGGTTCTCATCTTCTGATACAGAATCTATGTATGGTGGGTTCTCAAGGGCTTCTTCTTTCAATCCACCAAGGCCTCTGCCAGTCAGGACAAGCTCGTCGGCTCGGTCAGGAAAAACAGAGAGGACTCTGTTTTATGAACAGAGGGAAGCGCATATGTTCGATGATTACCACTACAATTCTGCTTCAGAACAGACACCAAGGTTCGAAGAGAGCTTAATCAAGCCCGAATCAAGAGCCTTAAAGACTGACCGCAATCTAAAGAAGGTGAAACAGCCAATTTCACCGGGTAGCAAGCTCGCAAATTTCCTTAATTCCCTCTTCACCACAGCgaacaaaaagaaatcaaagaattcACCTACCAATGGAAACTTTGATGAAGAAAGGGAACTTAAATCAGGGCAAGCATCAACCTGCTCTTCTGCTTCATCGTTCTCAAGATCCTGTTTGAGCAAGCATTCGCCATCGACAAGGGAGAAATTACGCAATGGGGTTAAAAGGAGTGTCAGATTTTACCCTGTGAGTGTAATTGTTGATGAAGATTGCAGGCCAGTCGGACACAAATCATTATATGATGTGGAAGAATCAAGTCTAAAGTCTGTTTCTCTGTCAACAGCATGGAAAATTGGGAAATCACCATCAAGAAAAATAGATGATGAGCATAAGTACCAAGTAGTGGAGAAGAGTAGGAGAATTGAGGAAGTGGCGAGAGTGTTCTTGAAagattatcatcaaaataagaagaaaaatgatgttattAAGATTGGTGCTGGCGGAAAGTACAATGATCGTTTCgaggatgaagatgaagatgaggaCGAGGATGATGATGCTGCAAGTTATTCGAGCTCGGATTTATTCGAGCTTGATCATCTTGCAGTAATCGGAAAAGATCGTAGGTATTCTGAAGAGCTCCCTGTGTATGAAACTACTCATCTTGACACAAATCGTGCCATTGCTAATGGCTTGATGGTGTAG